From one Rosa rugosa chromosome 4, drRosRugo1.1, whole genome shotgun sequence genomic stretch:
- the LOC133745029 gene encoding uncharacterized protein LOC133745029, with translation MWAFSTRNLYFDADECLRHFPTLSRELRDQKSRRYVDWVDHVVEQHRGSSIEQFRVCFRLNSRFASSLDKWIEFALEKRAQVLVLELLLLSDEWFRKDSYTFPQKLLDLNYQFLSKCPVLERLSIYYARNLVNFKAAGPSIALKHLVIKHCFALKSIEVCDVAGLISFTFAGYENEVSLLIFNLPLLVEIHACIYIHKFPLIRGSFGQLSLSSCLPQLETLGLSISSHLYFDFEQLNDMFPIPTLLPNLKHLELAVLETDAYGLQKLSSFLKASPHLQILVLQCIFSSTEPPFEEQLGQAGECKHHNLKAVQVVGYRARKTIAPYVNYLIENVLSLEKIVIDPRRREFHYTGMDKRIEEVEEERKACKRSRNASTEETSSFNY, from the exons ATGTGGGCATTTTCAACTAGGAATCTTTATTTTGATGCTGATGAATGTCTACGTCACTTTCCGACCCTCAGTCGAGAACTGAGAGACCAGAAAAGTCGCAGATATGTCGATTGGGTCGATCATGTGGTGGAACAACATAGGGGATCAAGCATTGAACAATTTAGGGTTTGCTTTCGTTTAAATAGTCGTTTTGCAAGTTCCCTTGATAAATGGATTGAGTTTGCACTGGAAAAGAGGGCTCAGGTCCTTGTTTTGGAGCTCTTGCTGCTAAGTGATGAGTGGTTTAGGAAAGATTCTTATACTTTTCCCCAGAAACTATTAGATCTAAACTAC CAATTCTTGTCCAAATGTCCAGTTCTTGAACGATTATCCATATATTATGCTAGAAATCTGGTCAATTTTAAAGCCGCCGGTCCGTCAATTGCGTTGAAGCATTTGGTGATCAAGCATTGTTTTGCCTTAAAAAGCATTGAGGTTTGTGACGTAGCTGGTCTCATTTCGTTTACTTTTGCGGGTTATGAAAATGAAGTAAGTTTGTTAATCTTTAATCTACCACTTCTCGTTGAGATCCATGCATGCATATACATTCACAAGTTCCCTCTCATCCgtggttcttttggccaactcTCACTCTCTAGTTGTCTTCCTCAGCTAGAGACCCTAGGGTTGTCGATCAGTAGTCACTTATATTTTGACTTTGAGCAGCTGAATGACATGTTTCCAATTCCTACATTGCTACCAAATCTAAAGCATTTGGAACTAGCAGTACTCGAAACAGATGCTTATGGTCTTCAAAAATTATCTTCTTTCTTGAAGGCATCTCCTCATTTGCAGATACTTGTATTACAGTGTATATTCTCATCTACCGAGCCGCCCTTTGAAGAACAATTAGGGCAAGCTGGTGAATGCAAACATCATAATCTTAAGGCGGTACAAGTGGTAGGGTATCGGGCGAGAAAAACTATTGCCCCGTATGTCAACTACTTGATAGAGAATGTTTTATCACTTGAGAAGATTGTTATTGATCCTCGTCGACGGGAATTTCATTATACTGGAATGGACAAGCGTATTGAAGAGGTGGAGGAGGAAAGGAAGGCATGCAAGAGATCACGCAATGCATCAACTGAAGAAACAAGTTCCTTCAACTATTGA
- the LOC133745709 gene encoding oleosin G-like codes for MTLSLSVPRSLQLISSMADRHQQPHQAQNQNHQQHRLSAQTRPSHTSFLSKLQGHVPNSTQLIGLLTLLVSGGILLLLTGITITVTVLGLIFFTPILIVSSPIWVPLGTVLFLTAAGFVSMCGFGAAVVGGLSWMYRYFKGMHPPGSDRVDYARSRIYDTASHVKDYAKEYGGYLHSKVKDAAPGA; via the coding sequence atgacactctctctctccgtccCCCGCTCTCTCCAACTCATCTCCTCCATGGCGGACCGTCACCAGCAACCCCACCAGGCCCAGAACCAGAACCACCAGCAGCACCGATTATCAGCCCAAACCAGACCCTCCCACACCTCGTTTCTAAGTAAACTCCAAGGCCACGTCCCAAATTCCACTCAACTCATCGGACTACTCACCCTCCTAGTCTCCGGCGGTATTCTCCTACTCCTGACAGGAATCACAATCACCGTTACGGTTCTGGGACTCATCTTCTTCACTCCAATCCTCATAGTTTCCAGCCCGATATGGGTCCCACTCGGGACGGTGCTGTTCCTGACCGCGGCCGGGTTCGTGTCCATGTGCGGGTTCGGGGCCGCCGTCGTGGGCGGGTTGTCGTGGATGTACAGGTACTTCAAGGGGATGCACCCGCCCGGTTCGGACCGGGTTGATTATGCTCGGAGCAGGATTTACGACACGGCTAGCCACGTCAAGGACTATGCTAAAGAGTACGGTGGGTATTTGCATAGTAAGGTCAAGGATGCAGCTCCGGGAGCTTAG
- the LOC133745160 gene encoding protein CHUP1, chloroplastic-like, which produces MIIKVSFLAAATIAAYAVSHKNRCNSIKNQSTIINPPENDDSNFHQQQIEGEMEDEKKSEIIRSKELKRVNEIEVLHNLVREVQQRKLSLERKLVELCELREERSFMSHLQRHLDNKSLEIEMLNATIASMQTERKDLHEDAKQCVLARKQLETARKVIAELQKKMNYCNESNMKVKGRLLIVEEQVSNLPRDIDEGSSVRDAIVEKKLQGVRDVELQILKMKRRNKELELGKRELAVKLVSAQDKITALSNITESESIAKIGEEISKLRHTNEDLSRQVERLQNNRFDMVQQLVYQRWLHTCLRLEIQSHNSSKISNPTYDSASPQTSTTTLSDEMFETTTVELDSSSSSSQRSSSTDKKSGFMHSIKRWGIRKSKDARSSDGNSFSKKGLVRRFSTSMVPEKVSILRNKGDNAVKSRGRRVSFTDSVGSTVQSECVFDDLKEIGADERSDCNSTTNSPQNGNIEIKGETHYEPASSPEVTISCTTPHTIKEKSSITQVNKTEIAMSSFGNQENKVDTNVVGLVAALFFILFVLVACSTFYSARPL; this is translated from the exons ATGATAATTAAAGTAAGCTTTCTGGCTGCAGCTACAATTGCAGCATATGCAGTTTCACACAAAAACAGGTGCAATTCCATCAAGAACCAATCCACCATTATCAACCCTCCAG AGAATGATGACTCAAACTTCCATCAACAACAAATTGAAGGAGAGATGGAAGATGAGAAGAAGTCTGAAATTATTAGaagcaaagaattgaaaaggGTGAATGAAATAGAAGTGTTACATAATCTAGTGAGGGAGGTGCAGCAGAGGAAGCTGAGTCTTGAGAGGAAATTGGTAGAGCTATGTGAGCTACGAGAAGAGAGATCTTTTATGTCTCACTTGCAAAGGCATCTAGACAACAAGTCGTTGGAGATTGAAATGCTCAATGCCACCATTGCTTCAATGCAGACTGAGAGAAAAGATCTTCATGAAGATGCCAAGCAATGTGTCTTGGCAAGGAAGCAACTGGAAACGGCGAGGAAAGTGATAGCAGAATTGCAGAAGAAGATGAATTATTGTAATGAGAGCAACATGAAGGTGAAGGGAAGGCTGTTGATTGTGGAAGAACAAGTTTCCAACCTGCCTAGGGATATAGATGAAGGAAGCTCAGTTAGAGATGCTATAGTTGAGAAGAAGCTCCAAGGTGTGAGAGATGTTGAGTTACAAATtttgaagatgaagaggagaaaCAAAGAGCTTGAGCTTGGAAAGAGAGAATTAGCAGTCAAATTGGTTTCTGCTCAAGATAAAATTACTGCCCTTTCCAACATAACTGAG AGTGAAAGCATTGCCAAGATTGGAGAGGAGATCAGCAAGTTGAGGCATACTAATGAAGACTTGTCGAGACAAGTCGAGAGGTTACAGAACAACAGATTTGATATGGTCCAACAGCTTGTGTACCAGCGCTGGCTCCACACTTGTTTGAGACTTGAAATTCAATCCCACAATAGCAGCAAGATTTCAAATCCCACCTATGACAGTGCGTCCCCTCAGACATCTACGACTACTCTGAGTGATGAAATGTTCGAGACAACTACCGTGGAGTTGGATAGCTCATCTTCAAGTAGCCAAAGAAGTAGCAGTACTGATAAGAAATCTGGTTTCATGCATAGTATTAAAAGGTGGGGTATTAGAAAAAGCAAGGATGCAAGGTCCTCTGATGGTAACTCCTTCAGCAAGAAAGGCCTAGTTCGCAGGTTTTCGACATCAATGGTTCCGGAGAAAGTTTCAATATTGAGAAACAAAGGTGACAATGCAGTCAAATCAAGAGGAAGGAGAGTCTCATTTACTGATTCAGTTGGATCAACAGTTCAATCCGAATGTGTATTCGATGATCTTAAGGAAATAGGAGCTGATGAGAGGTCTGACTGCAACTCAACAACTAATTCACCTCAAAATGGTAACATTGAAATCAAAGGAGAGACACACTATGAGCCTGCATCATCACCTGAAGTGACTATTTCTTGTACAACTCCACACACCATCAAGGAAAAAAGCAGCATTACTCAAGTAAACAAGACTGAAATAGCTATGTCTTCCTTTGGTAATCAGGAAAACAAGGTTGACACCAATGTTGTAGGACTTGTTGCTGCTTTGTTTTTCATTCTCTTCGTCTTAGTTGCCTGTTCTACATTTTATTCAGCTAGACCCCTGTGA
- the LOC133745030 gene encoding uncharacterized protein LOC133745030 gives MERGRDALCVPPLRSMVDPLVARCLYSGKGYMIPLNQCMSYSELYEDIFRTFQFLPSDIIELQYSVPGCEVCFLRNDRDFQMLFCSARIHRLECVDISVLKIGGGCRRTCSVDSGSEVIDEDDYLGDAFRTEVHKTYLSDEWSSYIHHVGDKFHGAAELREKLRKYAIAVGFEFVLLRNDLDRIHAVCANVGTEGCDWHLRAFSSSANGCLYITELNNVHTCKGVVRTQKHKLLGSKVVKTCIAADVSYNLSLTPREIMSKFKSTYGFDISYKVALKAKHRAKEAIYGSDADTFSKLSWYKEAVLQSNPGSSFVLEVEPSTNRFQRLFVAYGGCVEGFQFCLPVLYVDGTFGKSIYKGQILSATGRNGNQGFYPLAICFCDSETDANWTFFFKHLKSLLEPQGRVITFISDRGVGLLSAFDKVFAGNPHLFCYKHLVANLAGKYRGKGNSKLIEDVKQKFFKVAYSSTEKEYRFNLRLLRAVGGADIIDPFLAELPVENWCRAFYTSCRYGIMANGIAESFNSWIAIERLMPVYCMLDQTRIKQMEMAGKRREEAERWTTELTPKMEERLKEQMEKSRRFSVHYSSPGVYEVRSDFSYVVNISDHSCSCVKWQINCFPCPHGLAALQAASVNVYDYIDKYFQVDMFKKSYSFPICPITNVDMSSSESASECILPPFSKRPPGRPRVKRFKSVGEAEKKLIRCGRCGKMGTHNKLSCTEPLVQ, from the exons ATGGAGCGAGGTCGAGATGCTCTGTGTGTTCCTCCACTgcg GTCTATGGTTGATCCTCTGGTTGCTAGGTGCCTTTACTCTGGCAAAGGTTATATGATTCCTTTGAATCAATGCATGAGCTACTCTGAGTTGTATGAAGACATTTTCCGTACATTCCAGTTTTTGCCAAGTGATATTATTGAGCTTCAGTATTCAGTTCCAGGTTGTGAAGTTTGTTTTCTTCGTAACGATCGTGATTTCCAGATGCTGTTTTGCTCTGCTAGAATACATAGGTTAGAGTGTGTCGATATTTCAGTTTTAAAGATTGGGGGAGGTTGTAGGAGAACTTGTTCTGTGGATAGTGGGTCGGAAGTGATTGATGAAGATGATTATTTGGGTGATGCATTCAGGACTGAAGTTCACAAGACGTATTTGTCTGATGAGTGGAGTTCTTATATTCATCATGTCGGGGATAAGTTTCATGGTGCCGCTGAGCTCCGTGAGAAGCTCAGGAAGTATGCAATTGCAGTTGGTTTCGAGTTTGTTTTGCTGAGAAATGATTTGGACCGTATTCATGCAGTCTGTGCAAATGTTGGAACCGAAGGATGTGATTGGCATCTTCGTGCTTTTTCATCATCTGCCAATGGTTGCCTTTACATAACAGAGTTGAATAATGTTCACACTTGCAAGGGTGTAGTGAGGACTCAAAAGCACAAGCTTttgggatccaaggttgtcaagaCTTGCATTGCTGCTGATGTTAGCTATAATCTTTCATTGACTCCAAGGGAAATTATGAGCAAGTTCAAATCAACTTATGGGTTTGATATTTCCTACAAGGTTGCCTTGAAAGCAAAGCATCGGGCTAAGGAAGCGATTTATGGTTCCGATGCAGACACGTTTAGCAAGTTATCTTGGTATAAGGAAGCTGTTTTGCAGAGTAATCCCGGCTcttcttttgtgttggaagttgAACCATCGACGAATCGTTTTCAGAGGCTTTTCGTAGCTTATGGAGGTTGTGTAGAAGGGTTTCAATTCTGTTTGCCTGTGTTGTATGTTGATGGAACGTTTGGTAAGAGCATTTACAAGGGGCAGATTCTGTCTGCAACTGGAAGGAATGGGAATCAAG GTTTCTACCCTCTAGCCATATGTTTTTGTGATTCTGAGACAGATGCAAACTGGACATTCTTTTTCAAGCATTTGAAGAGTCTGCTTGAACCTCAAGGAAGAGTTATCACATTTATTAGTGATCGGGGTGTTGGATTGTTGAGTGCTTTCGATAAGGTATTTGCTGGTAATCCTCATCTGTTTTGTTACAAGCACTTGGTGGCGAACCTTGCCGGTAAATATAGGGGTAAAGGTAATTCAAAATTGATTGAAGATGTTAAGCAGAAGTTTTTTAAGGTTGCATATTCCTCTACTGAGAAGGAATACCGTTTCAATTTGCGGTTGCTTAGAGCAGTTGGTGGTGCCGATATTATTGACCCTTTTCTTGCTGAATTGCCTGTGGAAAATTGGTGCCGTGCATTTTATACTAGTTGCCGATATGGAATTATGGCTAATGGGATTGCTGAATCATTTAACTCTTGGATTGCAATTGAGCGTTTGATGCCAGTCTATTGTATGCTGGACCAGACAAGAATTAAACAAATGGAGATGGCCGGTAAGAGGAGGGAAGAGGCAGAACGTTGGACCACAGAACTAACTCCCAAAATGGAGGAAAGATTGAAGGAGCAAATGGAGAAATCTCGTCGTTTCAGTGTCCATTATTCTAGCCCTGGAGTTTATGAGGTTCGATCTGACTTTTCATATGTAGTCAACATCTCCGATCATTCATGTTCATGTGTGAAATGGCAGATTAATTGTTTTCCTTGTCCTCACGGCCTTGCTGCATTACAGGCTGCTTCTGTAAATGTATATGATTATATTGATAAGTACTTTCAGGTTGATATGTTCAAGAAGAGCTACAGTTTTCCTATCTGTCCGATAACCAATGTTGATATGTCTTCTTCAGAATCTGCTTCTGAATGTATATTACCTCCCTTTTCGAAGAGGCCCCccgggaggcctagggtgaagcggttcaagtcGGTTGGAGAGGCTGAAAAGAAGCTGATTCGTTGTGGTCGTTGTGGCAAAATGGGCACTCATAACAAGTTGAGCTGCACTGAACCTCTCGTTCAGTAG